The following are from one region of the Capsicum annuum cultivar UCD-10X-F1 chromosome 1, UCD10Xv1.1, whole genome shotgun sequence genome:
- the LOC107848072 gene encoding serine carboxypeptidase-like 17 isoform X2: protein MTNLALRELCCIKTMAKTKLCYNLFLLLLVAGHATVGTTVKFLPGFQGPLPFELETGYVGVGDSEDVQLFYYFIKSESNPESDPLMLWITGGPGCSALSGLVYEIGPITFEPVEYNGSLPTMILNPYSWTKTASIIFLDFPVGTGFSYATTPSALQSSDLQASEHVYQFLHKWFVDHPEFLRNPFYVGGDSYSGMVVPIITQIIGIKNEMETKPFINLKGYLLGNPSTFKGEDNYKILFAYGMGLISDELYESLKTNCKGEYLNINPTNILCLQDVQTFKELLKGINNPHILEPKCEFFSPRPHLLFGQRRSLHELRNPQQLPALKCRTDWYKLSYHWADDGQVRDALSIRKGTIGKWDRCATLQYQKTVINSIPYHENLSSKGYRSLIYSGDHDMGVTFQSTQAWIKSLNYSVLDDWRTWTVDNQVAGYTRSYSNQMTFATVKGILHQSISLVNVWPCSKGGCLTNPCN from the exons atGACAAACTTAGCTTTAAGAGAACTTTGTTGTATAAAAACTATGGCAAAAACAAAGCTATGCTACAATTTGTTTTTACTTCTTCTTGTTGCAGGGCATGCAACAGTTGGTACAACAGTGAAGTTTCTTCCAGGATTTCAAGGGCCCCTTCCTTTTGAACTTGAAACAGG GTATGTTGGAGTTGGTGATTCAGAAGATGTgcaattattctattattttataaagTCGGAGTCAAATCCAGAATCAGACCCTCTAATGCTTTGGATCACTGGAGGCCCTGGTTGCTCTGCTTTATCTGGCCTTGTCTATGAGATTG GACCAATAACTTTTGAGCCAGTGGAATACAATGGGAGTTTACCTACAATGATTCTGAATCCTTATTCATGGACAAAG ACGGCGAGCATTATTTTCTTAGACTTTCCAGTGGGCACTGGATTTTCCTACGCGACAACTCCATCAGCTCTTCAATCATCTGATTTACAAGCAAGTGAGCATGTATATCAGTTCCTTCACAAG TGGTTCGTCGATCACCCAGAATTCTTAAGGAATCCATTTTATGTTGGGGGAGACTCGTACTCGGGGATGGTTGTTCCAATTATTACTCAAATTATAGGAATTA AGAATGAAATGGAAACCAAACCATTTATCAATCTTAAG GGATACTTACTCGGAAATCCATCGACTTTTAAAGGTGAAGACAATTATAAAATTCTGTTTGCTTATGGAATGGGGCTTATTTCTGATGAACTCTATGAG TCCTTGAAGACCAACTGTAAAGGAGAATACCTTAAtataaatccaaccaatatactgTGCTTGCAAGATGTTCAGACTTTCAAAGAG CTTCTTAAAGGAATAAATAATCCCCATATTTTGGAACCCAAATGTGAGTTTTTTTCACCAAGGCCACACTTACTGTTTGGCCAAAGGAGATCTCTTCATGAACTTAGAAATCCTCAACAACTTCCTGCACTGAAATGTCGC ACGGATTGGTACAAACTTTCTTATCATTGGGCTGATGATGGTCAAGTTAGAGACGCCCTCAGCATTCGGAAG GGGACTATTGGAAAATGGGACAGATGTGCAACTTTGCAATACCAAAAGACGGTCATTAATAGCATACCATATCATGAAAACCTCAGCAGCAAAGGTTACAGGTCTCTTATATACAG TGGAGATCATGACATGGGTGTTACCTTCCAATCAACTCAAGCATGGATAAAATCTCTAAACTACTCCGTTCTTGATGATTGGCGTACTTGGACCGTTGACAATCAAGTTGCCGG TTACACGAGAAGTTACTCAAATCAAATGACTTTTGCCACTGTGAAG GGCATACTGCACCAGAGTATAAGCCTCGTGAATGTCTGGCCATGCTCAAAAGGTGGATGTCTTACAAACCCTTGTAATTGA
- the LOC107848072 gene encoding serine carboxypeptidase-like 17 isoform X1, which yields MTNLALRELCCIKTMAKTKLCYNLFLLLLVAGHATVGTTVKFLPGFQGPLPFELETGYVGVGDSEDVQLFYYFIKSESNPESDPLMLWITGGPGCSALSGLVYEIGPITFEPVEYNGSLPTMILNPYSWTKTASIIFLDFPVGTGFSYATTPSALQSSDLQASEHVYQFLHKWFVDHPEFLRNPFYVGGDSYSGMVVPIITQIIGIKNEMETKPFINLKGYLLGNPSTFKGEDNYKILFAYGMGLISDELYESLKTNCKGEYLNINPTNILCLQDVQTFKELLKGINNPHILEPKCEFFSPRPHLLFGQRRSLHELRNPQQLPALKCRTDWYKLSYHWADDGQVRDALSIRKGTIGKWDRCATLQYQKTVINSIPYHENLSSKGYRSLIYSGDHDMGVTFQSTQAWIKSLNYSVLDDWRTWTVDNQVAGYTRSYSNQMTFATVKGAGHTAPEYKPRECLAMLKRWMSYKPL from the exons atGACAAACTTAGCTTTAAGAGAACTTTGTTGTATAAAAACTATGGCAAAAACAAAGCTATGCTACAATTTGTTTTTACTTCTTCTTGTTGCAGGGCATGCAACAGTTGGTACAACAGTGAAGTTTCTTCCAGGATTTCAAGGGCCCCTTCCTTTTGAACTTGAAACAGG GTATGTTGGAGTTGGTGATTCAGAAGATGTgcaattattctattattttataaagTCGGAGTCAAATCCAGAATCAGACCCTCTAATGCTTTGGATCACTGGAGGCCCTGGTTGCTCTGCTTTATCTGGCCTTGTCTATGAGATTG GACCAATAACTTTTGAGCCAGTGGAATACAATGGGAGTTTACCTACAATGATTCTGAATCCTTATTCATGGACAAAG ACGGCGAGCATTATTTTCTTAGACTTTCCAGTGGGCACTGGATTTTCCTACGCGACAACTCCATCAGCTCTTCAATCATCTGATTTACAAGCAAGTGAGCATGTATATCAGTTCCTTCACAAG TGGTTCGTCGATCACCCAGAATTCTTAAGGAATCCATTTTATGTTGGGGGAGACTCGTACTCGGGGATGGTTGTTCCAATTATTACTCAAATTATAGGAATTA AGAATGAAATGGAAACCAAACCATTTATCAATCTTAAG GGATACTTACTCGGAAATCCATCGACTTTTAAAGGTGAAGACAATTATAAAATTCTGTTTGCTTATGGAATGGGGCTTATTTCTGATGAACTCTATGAG TCCTTGAAGACCAACTGTAAAGGAGAATACCTTAAtataaatccaaccaatatactgTGCTTGCAAGATGTTCAGACTTTCAAAGAG CTTCTTAAAGGAATAAATAATCCCCATATTTTGGAACCCAAATGTGAGTTTTTTTCACCAAGGCCACACTTACTGTTTGGCCAAAGGAGATCTCTTCATGAACTTAGAAATCCTCAACAACTTCCTGCACTGAAATGTCGC ACGGATTGGTACAAACTTTCTTATCATTGGGCTGATGATGGTCAAGTTAGAGACGCCCTCAGCATTCGGAAG GGGACTATTGGAAAATGGGACAGATGTGCAACTTTGCAATACCAAAAGACGGTCATTAATAGCATACCATATCATGAAAACCTCAGCAGCAAAGGTTACAGGTCTCTTATATACAG TGGAGATCATGACATGGGTGTTACCTTCCAATCAACTCAAGCATGGATAAAATCTCTAAACTACTCCGTTCTTGATGATTGGCGTACTTGGACCGTTGACAATCAAGTTGCCGG TTACACGAGAAGTTACTCAAATCAAATGACTTTTGCCACTGTGAAG GGAGCAGGGCATACTGCACCAGAGTATAAGCCTCGTGAATGTCTGGCCATGCTCAAAAGGTGGATGTCTTACAAACCCTTGTAA
- the LOC107848072 gene encoding serine carboxypeptidase-like 17 isoform X3: MTNLALRELCCIKTMAKTKLCYNLFLLLLVAGHATVGTTVKFLPGFQGPLPFELETGYVGVGDSEDVQLFYYFIKSESNPESDPLMLWITGGPGCSALSGLVYEIGPITFEPVEYNGSLPTMILNPYSWTKTASIIFLDFPVGTGFSYATTPSALQSSDLQASEHVYQFLHKWFVDHPEFLRNPFYVGGDSYSGMVVPIITQIIGIKNEMETKPFINLKGYLLGNPSTFKGEDNYKILFAYGMGLISDELYESLKTNCKGEYLNINPTNILCLQDVQTFKELLKGINNPHILEPKCEFFSPRPHLLFGQRRSLHELRNPQQLPALKCRTDWYKLSYHWADDGQVRDALSIRKGTIGKWDRCATLQYQKTVINSIPYHENLSSKGYSGDHDMGVTFQSTQAWIKSLNYSVLDDWRTWTVDNQVAGYTRSYSNQMTFATVKGAGHTAPEYKPRECLAMLKRWMSYKPL, translated from the exons atGACAAACTTAGCTTTAAGAGAACTTTGTTGTATAAAAACTATGGCAAAAACAAAGCTATGCTACAATTTGTTTTTACTTCTTCTTGTTGCAGGGCATGCAACAGTTGGTACAACAGTGAAGTTTCTTCCAGGATTTCAAGGGCCCCTTCCTTTTGAACTTGAAACAGG GTATGTTGGAGTTGGTGATTCAGAAGATGTgcaattattctattattttataaagTCGGAGTCAAATCCAGAATCAGACCCTCTAATGCTTTGGATCACTGGAGGCCCTGGTTGCTCTGCTTTATCTGGCCTTGTCTATGAGATTG GACCAATAACTTTTGAGCCAGTGGAATACAATGGGAGTTTACCTACAATGATTCTGAATCCTTATTCATGGACAAAG ACGGCGAGCATTATTTTCTTAGACTTTCCAGTGGGCACTGGATTTTCCTACGCGACAACTCCATCAGCTCTTCAATCATCTGATTTACAAGCAAGTGAGCATGTATATCAGTTCCTTCACAAG TGGTTCGTCGATCACCCAGAATTCTTAAGGAATCCATTTTATGTTGGGGGAGACTCGTACTCGGGGATGGTTGTTCCAATTATTACTCAAATTATAGGAATTA AGAATGAAATGGAAACCAAACCATTTATCAATCTTAAG GGATACTTACTCGGAAATCCATCGACTTTTAAAGGTGAAGACAATTATAAAATTCTGTTTGCTTATGGAATGGGGCTTATTTCTGATGAACTCTATGAG TCCTTGAAGACCAACTGTAAAGGAGAATACCTTAAtataaatccaaccaatatactgTGCTTGCAAGATGTTCAGACTTTCAAAGAG CTTCTTAAAGGAATAAATAATCCCCATATTTTGGAACCCAAATGTGAGTTTTTTTCACCAAGGCCACACTTACTGTTTGGCCAAAGGAGATCTCTTCATGAACTTAGAAATCCTCAACAACTTCCTGCACTGAAATGTCGC ACGGATTGGTACAAACTTTCTTATCATTGGGCTGATGATGGTCAAGTTAGAGACGCCCTCAGCATTCGGAAG GGGACTATTGGAAAATGGGACAGATGTGCAACTTTGCAATACCAAAAGACGGTCATTAATAGCATACCATATCATGAAAACCTCAGCAGCAAAGGTTACAG TGGAGATCATGACATGGGTGTTACCTTCCAATCAACTCAAGCATGGATAAAATCTCTAAACTACTCCGTTCTTGATGATTGGCGTACTTGGACCGTTGACAATCAAGTTGCCGG TTACACGAGAAGTTACTCAAATCAAATGACTTTTGCCACTGTGAAG GGAGCAGGGCATACTGCACCAGAGTATAAGCCTCGTGAATGTCTGGCCATGCTCAAAAGGTGGATGTCTTACAAACCCTTGTAA